TGTTTTTTCATGAATAACAATAAGGGTTTAGAAACAGGCATTGCCCCGAAACGCAAGATCACTTCCGGCCTGAAAGCCGCTTTTGCCGTTTCATCGCGCAGAAACGTATCGTACGCATCAATTATGACGGCTTTGTCGTGACTACCGCTCCTTAACTGCGAAAGGGGATCAGCCAGTATAGGATAAGCAAGTTTTTCCGCTAATGCGACGATGGCTTCCTTCATCTCGGGATGCGCTAATTCGCCACATACGATGATACCTTGCTTAGCTTGTGACAATGTAGTTGCAACAGCTTCTATTTGTGATGCGGACAGTGACCGTTCTCCACTGTCAATCAACACTGCAGGCGTCAGTTTATTTTGCCTGTACTCCTTTGCTTTCTCCAGATCCGGAATCAATGGTTCACGAAGCGGGAAATTCAAATGTACAGGCCCTGCAGGTTCAGCTGCCGCTGTAGCCACCGCCCTTGCACCGACCGTTCTGGCATACCTCATCATCCCATCCGTGCTTTCAGGAAGTGCCATTTCGACAAACCATTTTACATGTCTTCCGTAAAGATGTATCTGATCGATCGCCTGAGGGGCTCCGACATCACGCAATTCATGCGGGCGGTCAGCAGTAAGTACAATGAGCGGCACTCTTGAATAGAAAGCCTCAATGACGGCTGGGTAATAGTTTGCTGCGGCTGTACCTGACGTACAAAGAAGTCCGACAGGTTCTTTTAAGGCCTTAGCCAAACCAAGGGCAAAAAAAGCAGCCGAACGCTCATCCACATTAATATGAATTTTGATATCAGGATGCTCCACTAGCAACAAAGCTATGGGCGTAGATCGTGAACCTGGGCTCACCACCACATGCTTCACCTCATTTTGTGCCAGCTCATCGACGAATGAAGCAGCATACGCTGTCAATGCATCTCGGTCATTCATTAAGATTTCCTCCTAAAGCACTTAACATCGGATTGAATTTAATCCCTGTTTCCCGGAATTCACTTTCGGGAGTCGAATCTTCGACTACCCCGCATCCGGCAAAGAGGGATGCCTCATTGTTCTGTATAAGGGCAGAACGAATCCCTACAGCGAATTCCCCGTTTCCATACGTATCCACCCAACCTAAAGGACCCGCATAAAAGCCGCGTTCAAGACCTTCCATTTCCCGGATCCGGACAACGGCCTTTTCTTTTGGAAGTCCGCCCATGGCAGGTGTAGGATGGAGATTCTCGACGAATTCAAAAATCGTGACGCCATCCTTGGATATACCGCGGACCGGTGTGTACAAATGCTGGATATGACGGTTTTTCATAAGTGTCGGTTCGGCAGGAACCATCACCTTTTCGCATACAGAATCAAAAGCATTGGATATCATCGACACGACATATTGATGCTCTTGTAAATTCTTTTGGTCATGAAGCAATTCTTCACCAAGACAAACATCTTCCTGCTCATCTTTCCCTCGCCCCATCGATCCGGCAAGACAGGTTGAAAAAACTTCATTTCCCTGTTTCTTAATTAAACGTTCAGGGGTGGCACCTACAAAACAGTCACCGCCAGCCTCCAAACTGAAAATATAGCTTAAAGGCTGCTCAGCAATCAATTGTTCAAGCACTTTCCCTGAATCGATGGAACGTTCAAAAGCAAGTCGAAGCTCCCTTGCCAAAACGATCTTGTCGAGATCTGTCGTCTTGATTTCCTGAACAGCCTCTTCGACCGTCCGCTTCCATTCCTCAGGTTCGACTTCCCTCTGCATAACCAGGGAATTTACACCCGATCCATTTCCATCCAAGCTTTCGAAAAGGAAAGCTTCCCGTTCATTTATCATATCTATGAAGAGTTTTTCTGAATCATCAGGCGAACAAAGTAAGTTTGTCGTTAAGTAAGCTTGTTTCCCCACTATTGTCAGCATGAAGGCAGGTATATAAAACAGGT
This sequence is a window from Brevibacillus sp. JNUCC-41. Protein-coding genes within it:
- the menD gene encoding 2-succinyl-5-enolpyruvyl-6-hydroxy-3-cyclohexene-1-carboxylic-acid synthase, which translates into the protein MNDRDALTAYAASFVDELAQNEVKHVVVSPGSRSTPIALLLVEHPDIKIHINVDERSAAFFALGLAKALKEPVGLLCTSGTAAANYYPAVIEAFYSRVPLIVLTADRPHELRDVGAPQAIDQIHLYGRHVKWFVEMALPESTDGMMRYARTVGARAVATAAAEPAGPVHLNFPLREPLIPDLEKAKEYRQNKLTPAVLIDSGERSLSASQIEAVATTLSQAKQGIIVCGELAHPEMKEAIVALAEKLAYPILADPLSQLRSGSHDKAVIIDAYDTFLRDETAKAAFRPEVILRFGAMPVSKPLLLFMKKQKQAITLVVDGGAGWREPAGLATNMIYSEEKDFCLKMADKIISSPDDDWLRLWQTVNGATKDALASVRDESELSEGKLFALLADMMPLESTLFVGNSMPIRDLDTFFLNNGKGIKTMANRGANGIDGVVSTALGVSTVSKNTVLAIGDLSFFHDMNGLLAAKLQKQNITILLVNNDGGGIFSFLPQANEREHFETLFGTPHGLDFSHTSKLYGGKYSKVQSWNEFEKVFTESFEIQGLKIIEVPTERESNLQKHRNLWSFVSQEIKMVLDREIS
- a CDS encoding isochorismate synthase, whose amino-acid sequence is MAISEETEQFQGLASAIQKAKDLNDQVLFSHIKKVNCNNPLSFYQAGRERYAGERFFWEDPAKDITITGLGNVKKLKAASNAERYREVEKSWIKLQNTAVKTGVTDVEATGPLLFGGFSFDYETDSTLLWNQFGDNLFYIPAFMLTIVGKQAYLTTNLLCSPDDSEKLFIDMINEREAFLFESLDGNGSGVNSLVMQREVEPEEWKRTVEEAVQEIKTTDLDKIVLARELRLAFERSIDSGKVLEQLIAEQPLSYIFSLEAGGDCFVGATPERLIKKQGNEVFSTCLAGSMGRGKDEQEDVCLGEELLHDQKNLQEHQYVVSMISNAFDSVCEKVMVPAEPTLMKNRHIQHLYTPVRGISKDGVTIFEFVENLHPTPAMGGLPKEKAVVRIREMEGLERGFYAGPLGWVDTYGNGEFAVGIRSALIQNNEASLFAGCGVVEDSTPESEFRETGIKFNPMLSALGGNLNE